A window of Roseateles sp. XES5 genomic DNA:
GCGCCGGACTCGGCCGTCTTTTGCAGGAACGCGGCCGCCGGCAGATCGGAAAACGCGCCGCCGCACTGCTTGAGGCCGGTCGCAAGGCGAAGCTGCTTGCATTTGACCGGGCGGACGAGGCATACGGCACGCTCTACGGCCTGATCGTCTCGGACATGCATCTGCGCATGCTCCTCGGCGAGGATGCCGCAGCGCTCAAAAAGGAATTCTCGCCGCGCGCGGAGAAGGCTGTCGATGCCTTCCTGACGCTTCACGGTGTGAAAGGATAAGCCGGCAGGACGGACCGCCGGTTCAACGAAACAGACAAGCAAGGGAAGGAACCATCGATGCGCGTCTATTACGATCGTGATGCCGATCTCAACCTCATCAAGGCGAAGAACGTCGCCATCGTCGGCTATGGCTCGCAGGGCCGTGCGCACGCCCTCAACCTGAAGGATTCCGGCGCCAAGAACGTCGTGATCGCCCTCAAGGCCGGCTCGCCGACTGTCAAGAAGGCCGAAGCCGATGGCTTCAAGGTCATGACCGTCGCGGAAGCCGCCAAGTGGGCCGACCTCCTGATGATGGCGACGCCGGACGAACTCCAGGCCGACATCTACAAGGGCGAAATCGCCGGCAACATCCGCGATGGCGCCGCCATCGCCTTCGCGCACGGCCTCAACGTCCACTTCGGTCTCATCGAGCCGAAGGCATCGGTCGACGTCGTCATGATCGCGCCGAAGGGCCCGGGCCACACGGTTCGCGGCGAATACCAGAAGGGCGGCGGCGTTCCCTGCCTCGTCGCCGTTCACCAGAACGCTTCGGGCAACGCTCTCGACCTCGCGCTCTCCTACGCCTGCGGCGTTGGCGGCGGCAAGGCCGGCATCATCGAGACCAACTTCCGCGAAGAGACCGAGACCGATCTGTTCGGCGAGCAGGCCGTGCTGTGCGGCGGCACCGTGGAGCTGATCAAGGCCGGTTTCGAGACCCTGGTGGAAGCCGGCTATGCGCCCGAGATGGCCTACTTCGAGTGCCTGCACGAGCTCAAGCTCATCGTGGACCTGATCTACGAAGGCGGCATTGCGAACATGAACTACTCGATCTCCAACAACGCCGAGTACGGCGAGTACGTCACCGGCCCGCGCGTCGTGACTGAGGAGACCAAGAAGGCCATGAAGCAGTGCCTGAAGGACATCCAGACCGGCGAGTTCACCTCCGAGTGGATGCAGGAATGGAAGGCCGGCGGCGCTCGCTTCAAGGGCATCCGTCGCAACAACGACGCCCACCAGATCGAGGAAGTCGGCGCCAAGCTGCGCGGCATGATGCCCTGGATCGGCAAGAACAAGCTGGTCGACAAGACCGTCAACTGATCGTTCCGCCTCGCGCAGAACGAAGGGCCGGGCGGTTCTCCGCCCGGCTTTTAT
This region includes:
- the ilvC gene encoding ketol-acid reductoisomerase produces the protein MRVYYDRDADLNLIKAKNVAIVGYGSQGRAHALNLKDSGAKNVVIALKAGSPTVKKAEADGFKVMTVAEAAKWADLLMMATPDELQADIYKGEIAGNIRDGAAIAFAHGLNVHFGLIEPKASVDVVMIAPKGPGHTVRGEYQKGGGVPCLVAVHQNASGNALDLALSYACGVGGGKAGIIETNFREETETDLFGEQAVLCGGTVELIKAGFETLVEAGYAPEMAYFECLHELKLIVDLIYEGGIANMNYSISNNAEYGEYVTGPRVVTEETKKAMKQCLKDIQTGEFTSEWMQEWKAGGARFKGIRRNNDAHQIEEVGAKLRGMMPWIGKNKLVDKTVN